In Gimesia benthica, a single window of DNA contains:
- a CDS encoding restriction endonuclease, which translates to MTIPDFQTIMLPLLKHISDGKIHTVRILKDTLADYLELSDEERHKLLPSGQQTVFHNRVAWAKTYMERAGLLETVTRGQFTITDRGREVLNSSVDRIDQSFLLQFDEFRDFKSRDKNDDETTVEKKTEIETPEEALQTAYKQIREDLAADLIYQVKRMTPVFFEKLVLDLMLAMGYGGSQDTAGSLTVAGADEGIDGVINEDQLGLDIVYLQAKRWENQVGRPEIQKFVGALHGKRARKGVFLTTSTFSRDAHQYVETIDPKVVLIDGNRLAQLMIDFNVGVSTAQSYFIKRIDSDYFIED; encoded by the coding sequence GTGACAATCCCCGACTTTCAAACCATTATGCTACCGCTTTTAAAACATATTTCTGATGGAAAAATTCATACAGTTCGCATATTGAAAGATACCTTGGCGGATTATCTTGAGCTCTCTGATGAAGAGCGACATAAGTTGTTGCCGAGCGGACAGCAAACTGTTTTCCATAACCGTGTCGCTTGGGCCAAGACCTATATGGAGCGTGCTGGATTATTGGAAACGGTCACTCGAGGTCAATTCACAATAACAGACCGTGGTCGTGAAGTATTAAATTCCTCAGTAGATCGAATTGATCAATCATTCTTACTCCAATTTGATGAGTTTAGAGACTTTAAGTCACGTGATAAAAATGATGATGAGACCACAGTCGAGAAGAAGACTGAGATAGAGACACCAGAAGAAGCATTACAGACTGCATACAAGCAAATACGTGAAGATTTGGCAGCAGATTTAATTTACCAAGTGAAACGAATGACTCCGGTCTTTTTTGAAAAGCTTGTGCTGGATCTGATGCTTGCCATGGGGTACGGAGGCTCTCAGGATACCGCAGGTTCATTAACCGTTGCCGGTGCCGATGAAGGTATTGATGGTGTAATAAATGAAGATCAACTCGGACTGGATATTGTCTATCTGCAGGCCAAAAGATGGGAAAACCAGGTCGGAAGACCCGAGATTCAGAAGTTTGTAGGTGCCTTACATGGTAAACGGGCCAGGAAAGGCGTGTTTCTGACGACCAGCACGTTCTCCCGTGATGCTCATCAATATGTTGAGACAATTGATCCCAAAGTTGTGTTGATAGATGGCAACCGTCTCGCTCAGCTTATGATTGACTTCAATGTCGGTGTGAGTACAGCTCAGTCATATTTCATTAAGCGGATTGATTCCGATTATTTTATTGAAGATTGA